The Desmodus rotundus isolate HL8 chromosome 3, HLdesRot8A.1, whole genome shotgun sequence genome includes a region encoding these proteins:
- the ELOVL1 gene encoding very long chain fatty acid elongase 1, translating to MEAVVNLYQEMMKLADPRIQDYPLMGSPLLMTSILLTYVYFVLSLGPRIMANRKPFQLRGFMVVYNFSLVALSLYIVYEFLMSGWLNSYTWRCDPVDYSNNPEALRMVRVAWLFLFSKFIELMDTVIFILRKKDGQVTFLHVFHHSVLPWSWWWGIKIAPGGMASFHAMVNSSVHVIMYLYYGLSALGPVAQPYLWWKKHMTAIQLVQFVLVSLHISQYYFMPSCNYQYPLIIHLIWMYGTIFFVLFSNFWYHSYTKGKRLPRAVQQNGAAGTAKVKGN from the exons ATGGAGGCGGTTGTGAACTTGTACCAGGAGATGATGAAGCTTGCAG ATCCTCGGATTCAGGACTACCCTTTGATGGGGTCCCCCTTGCTAATGACCTCCATTCTCCTGACTTATGTGTACTTCGTTCTCTCGCTTGGGCCTCGAATCATGGCCAACCGGAAGCCCTTCCAGCTGCGTGGCTTCATGGTTGTCTACAACTTCTCACTGGTGGCACTCTCCCTCTACATTGTATATGAG TTCCTGATGTCTGGCTGGCTGAACAGCTACACCTGGCGCTGTGACCCCGTGGACTATTCCAACAACCCGGAGGCACTGAGG ATGGTTCGGGTGgcctggctcttcctcttctccaagtTCATTGAGCTGATGGACACG GTGATCTTTATTCTCCGGAAAAAAGATGGACAGGTGACCTTCCTACATGTCTTCCACCACTCAGTGCTTCCCTGGAGCTGGTGGTGGGGAATAAAAATTGCTCCAG GAGGAATGGCCTCTTTCCACGCCATGGTAAACTCCTCTGTGCATGTCATCATGTACCTGTACTATGGATTGTCTGCCCTTGGCCCCGTGGCCCAGCCCTACCTTTGGTGGAAAAAGCACATGACAGCCATCCAGCTG GTCCAGTTTGTCCTGGTCTCGCTGCACATCTCCCAGTACTACTTCATGCCCAGCTGTAACTACCAGTACCCTCTCATTATTCACCTCATCTGGATGTATGGCACCATCTTCTTTGTGCTCTTCTCCAATTTCTGGTATCATTCTTACACCAAAGGCAAGCGGCTACCCCGTGCAGTTCAGCAAAATGGAGCTGCAGGTACTGCCAAAGTCAAGGGCAACTGA